The Sinorhizobium sojae CCBAU 05684 DNA window TCACGAACGAGCTTTTCATCGTGAATTCTCCGACGCGGCGAGTTCTCTTTTGGCAGCGTCCAACTGAGCAAAAGCGTCGAATGTTTTTTCGGCGACGCCCACTATTTCGGTCCAATAGTTCGGAAGGCACTCGGCAAGGTCATGCAATTGCGTCTTCGCAGTCGCAGCGCGTGACTGCAGTTTTTGAACCCTCTGCTTGAGTTTTTCAAGATCTGTCATGGTCTTATTCCTTGCAGGCACATTATGCCCGCGCCACGTCCGGATAAGCTTCGATGCTTTTGATCGCATCCTTGACCAACTTCGTGCCAGTCTTGGCGCATTTGCCAAGTGTATTGAAGCCGAAACGGTGAGCGTCACGTAGGGTCTTCGACAGCACCACCAGCCGCCTGGTTGTGAAGAGCACTCGGCCGATGCCCTCATCGCTGATCTCCAGCGTTCGCGAGATCAAAAGCCCCGAGCGCTCCTCGATAGCGACGCCGACGGCGGCGTAAAAAAGGTCGAGCCT harbors:
- a CDS encoding NifX-associated nitrogen fixation protein, with protein sequence MMTALSDPRFTRAVSDDGSLATPFMKCLARLVRAQDSYGLWRDKCDAELLANFTVTEEQRRAIPVIGDPEPDVLLRLDLFYAAVGVAIEERSGLLISRTLEISDEGIGRVLFTTRRLVVLSKTLRDAHRFGFNTLGKCAKTGTKLVKDAIKSIEAYPDVARA
- a CDS encoding CCE_0567 family metalloprotein — translated: MTDLEKLKQRVQKLQSRAATAKTQLHDLAECLPNYWTEIVGVAEKTFDAFAQLDAAKRELAASENSR